A region of Sugiyamaella lignohabitans strain CBS 10342 chromosome A, complete sequence DNA encodes the following proteins:
- the ALD5 gene encoding aldehyde dehydrogenase (NAD(P)(+)) ALD5 (Mitochondrial aldehyde dehydrogenase; involved in regulation or biosynthesis of electron transport chain components and acetate formation; activated by K+; utilizes NADP+ as the preferred coenzyme; constitutively expressed; GO_component: GO:0005759 - mitochondrial matrix [Evidence IEA]; GO_component: GO:0005739 - mitochondrion [Evidence IEA]; GO_component: GO:0005739 - mitochondrion [Evidence IDA] [PMID 14576278]; GO_component: GO:0005739 - mitochondrion [Evidence IDA] [PMID 16823961]; GO_function: GO:0004029 - aldehyde dehydrogenase (NAD) activity [Evidence IDA] [PMID 9473035]; GO_function: GO:0004030 - aldehyde dehydrogenase [NAD(P)+] activity [Evidence IEA]; GO_function: GO:0004030 - aldehyde dehydrogenase [NAD(P)+] activity [Evidence IDA] [PMID 9473035]; GO_function: GO:0016491 - oxidoreductase activity [Evidence IEA,IEA]; GO_function: GO:0016620 - oxidoreductase activity, acting on the aldehyde or oxo group of donors, NAD or NADP as acceptor [Evidence IEA]; GO_process: GO:0019413 - acetate biosynthetic process [Evidence IMP] [PMID 15256563]; GO_process: GO:0006068 - ethanol catabolic process [Evidence IEA]; GO_process: GO:0008152 - metabolic process [Evidence IEA]; GO_process: GO:0055114 - oxidation-reduction process [Evidence IEA,IEA]), which produces MSADKREVYQTINPATGEVVKTFPTATDEEIQKALAVADEVFQKDWRFRSVKERADIVRKAADILESKSEEYAKLVTLEMGKLLTQARMEVTLSVRILKYYADNGERLLAPSPIAGSNGAIQVNNEPIGIIFAIEPWNFPYYQLARVAGPQLVTGNVMLAKHAPSVPQCALAFARLFEEAGAPAGVYTNVFASITQSGTIIDDFRVRGVTLTGSERAGAAVAERAGKNLKKVVLELGGSDPLIVFPDADFEPTLNLALIGRLMNTGQACVASKRIIVIGKERGDEFIKRYTEAIKSLSKAVGDPNDEKTSIGPLVSEQALNGLLSQIESAKKHGATILAGGKRINRPGWYLEPTVITNIKPDNPLYREETFGPVASFYIVDTEEEAIRLANDTSYGLGASIFSKDIAKAQEVAKQIDSGMVFINQPAQSLPHVPFGGVKNSGFGRELGELGMTEFVNKKVISAKSLL; this is translated from the coding sequence ATGTCCGCCGACAAGAGAGAAGTCTACCAAACCATCAACCCAGCCACTGGCGAGGTCGTCAAGACCTTCCCTACTGCTACTGACGAGGAGATCCAAAAGGCACTTGCAGTGGCTGACGAGGTTTTCCAGAAGGACTGGAGATTCCGTTCTGTCAAGGAAAGAGCTGACATTGTTCGCAAAGCTGCTGATATCCTCGAAAGCAAGTCGGAAGAGTACGCTAAATTAGTCACTTTGGAGATGGGCAAGCTTCTTACTCAGGCTCGTATGGAAGTCACTTTGTCAGTTCGAATCCTCAAGTACTATGCTGACAACGGTGAGAGACTACTTGCACCAAGTCCTATTGCTGGTAGTAATGGCGCCATCCAAGTCAATAACGAACCTATTGGTATAATCTTCGCTATTGAGCCATGGAACTTCCCATATTACCAATTGGCCAGAGTTGCTGGTCCTCAATTGGTTACTGGTAATGTGATGCTAGCCAAACATGCCCCTTCAGTTCCTCAATGTGCGCTTGCTTTTGCCAGATTGTTCGAGGAAGCAGGTGCTCCTGCCGGGGTATACACTAATGTGTTTGCTTCTATTACCCAGTCTGGAACTATTATTGACGACTTTAGAGTGCGAGGTGTGACCTTGACCGGATCCGAGCgggctggtgctgctgttgctgaacGCGCTGGtaagaacttgaagaaggtTGTTCTTGAACTTGGCGGTTCGGATCCTTTGATTGTATTCCCCGATGCTGATTTTGAGCCTACTCTGAACCTGGCTCTTATTGGCCGTTTGATGAACACCGGTCAAGCCTGTGTTGCTTCTAAGAGaattattgttattggcaAGGAGAGAGGTGACGAGTTTATCAAGCGATACACCGAAGCTATCAAGAGTCTCAGCAAAGCCGTTGGTGATCCCAATGACGAGAAGACCTCTATTGGCCCACTTGTCAGTGAACAAGCTCTAAATGGGTTGTTGAGCCAGATCGAGAGTGCTAAGAAGCACGGAGCCACTATTCTTGCTGGCGGCAAGCGAATTAACCGACCTGGCTGGTACCTCGAGCCCACTgtcatcaccaacatcaagCCCGACAACCCACTTTACCGCGAAGAGACCTTTGGTCCCGTTGCCAGTTTTTACATTGTCGACACTGAGGAAGAAGCCATCCGACTTGCCAACGACACCTCGTACGGACTCGGCGCATCCATCTTCAGCAAAGACATTGCCAAAGCCCAAGAGGTCGCTAAGCAAATTGACAGTGGCATGGTCTTCATCAACCAACCCGCGCAATCGTTGCCCCACGTCCCATTCGGCGGTGTCAAAAACAGCGGGTTCGGCCGTGAGCTCGGCGAGCTGGGCATGACCGAGTTCGTCAACAAGAAAGTTATCTCTGCCAAGTCTCTCCTCTAG
- the PRS3 gene encoding ribose phosphate diphosphokinase subunit PRS3 (5-phospho-ribosyl-1(alpha)-pyrophosphate synthetase; synthesizes PRPP, which is required for nucleotide, histidine, and tryptophan biosynthesis; one of five related enzymes, which are active as heteromultimeric complexes; GO_component: GO:0005737 - cytoplasm [Evidence IEA,IEA]; GO_component: GO:0005737 - cytoplasm [Evidence IDA] [PMID 14562095]; GO_function: GO:0005524 - ATP binding [Evidence IEA]; GO_function: GO:0016301 - kinase activity [Evidence IEA]; GO_function: GO:0000287 - magnesium ion binding [Evidence IEA]; GO_function: GO:0046872 - metal ion binding [Evidence IEA]; GO_function: GO:0000166 - nucleotide binding [Evidence IEA]; GO_function: GO:0004749 - ribose phosphate diphosphokinase activity [Evidence IEA,IEA]; GO_function: GO:0004749 - ribose phosphate diphosphokinase activity [Evidence IGI] [PMID 15280369]; GO_function: GO:0016740 - transferase activity [Evidence IEA]; GO_process: GO:0006015 - 5-phosphoribose 1-diphosphate biosynthetic process [Evidence IEA]; GO_process: GO:0006015 - 5-phosphoribose 1-diphosphate biosynthetic process [Evidence IMP] [PMID 10212224]; GO_process: GO:0006015 - 5-phosphoribose 1-diphosphate biosynthetic process [Evidence IGI] [PMID 15280369]; GO_process: GO:0044249 - cellular biosynthetic process [Evidence IEA]; GO_process: GO:0031505 - fungal-type cell wall organization [Evidence IPI] [PMID 15470112]; GO_process: GO:0009165 - nucleotide biosynthetic process [Evidence IEA,IEA]; GO_process: GO:0016310 - phosphorylation [Evidence IEA]; GO_process: GO:0008361 - regulation of cell size [Evidence IMP] [PMID 12089449]; GO_process: GO:0009156 - ribonucleoside monophosphate biosynthetic process [Evidence IEA]) produces MINACKTASARRITAVIPNFPYARQDRKDKSRAPITAKLMANMLETAGCNHVITMDLHASQIQGFFDVPVDNLYAEPSVVNYIKNNVDYKNAIIVSPDAGGAKRAASLADRLDLNFALIHKERARANEVSRMVLVGDVSDKVCILVDDMADTCGTLAKAADTLLGHGAQSVIAIVTHGILSGKATEIINKSKLHRVVCTNTVPLEGKELVCDRLQLLDVSPVLAESIRRLHNGESVSYLFRNAPV; encoded by the coding sequence ATGATAAATGCATGTAAAACAGCGTCGGCCAGACGGATCACGGCGGTGATCCCCAATTTCCCGTATGCTCGTCAGGACCGTAAAGACAAGTCGCGGGCTCCTATTACCGCCAAACTCATGGCCAACATGCTGGAGACTGCTGGGTGTAACCATGTGATTACTATGGACCTCCATGCATCCCAGATCCAGGGCTTTTTCGACGTTCCTGTCGATAATTTATACGCAGAACCCAGTGTTGTCAATTATATCAAGAACAATGTGGATTATAAGAACGCTATTATCGTGTCACCCGACGCAGGAGGTGCTAAACGAGCTGCTTCTTTGGCTGATAGATTAGACCTGAACTTTGCCCTGATTCATAAGGAACGAGCTCGTGCTAATGAAGTGTCGCGAATGGTGCTTGTGGGTGATGTTTCGGACAAAGTGTGTATTCTTGTCGACGACATGGCCGATACTTGTGGAACACTTGCCAAAGCCGCCGATACACTTTTGGGCCACGGAGCGCAGTCGGTGATTGCCATTGTCACGCACGGAATTCTGTCTGGCAAAGCCACCgaaatcatcaacaaaagcAAACTGCACCGAGTCGTGTGCACAAACACTGTTCCCCTCGAAGGCAAAGAGCTGGTGTGCGACCGGCTCCAACTTCTCGACGTCAGCCCGGTGCTGGCCGAGAGTATAAGACGGCTCCACAACGGTGAGTCCGTGTCGTACCTGTTCCGCAACGCACCTGTTTAA
- the ETP1 gene encoding Etp1p (hypothetical protein required for growth on ethanol; contains a zinc finger region and has homology to human BRAP2, which is a cytoplasmic protein that binds nuclear localization sequences; GO_component: GO:0005575 - cellular_component [Evidence ND]; GO_component: GO:0005737 - cytoplasm [Evidence IEA,IEA]; GO_function: GO:0046872 - metal ion binding [Evidence IEA]; GO_function: GO:0008139 - nuclear localization sequence binding [Evidence IDA] [PMID 9497340]; GO_function: GO:0043130 - ubiquitin binding [Evidence IDA] [PMID 16564012]; GO_function: GO:0008270 - zinc ion binding [Evidence IEA]; GO_process: GO:0045471 - response to ethanol [Evidence IMP] [PMID 19416103]): MVRYHIIVETDSSVDKEKNSGRIEESFQTESSGFGVKYCSWSSAAKSVGDIFLPVENWERDSSLGGQKEKERRFSEVASKVSEGRISRPGEGRLRATSLSQQQLVTGESAGNANPASGISLGPGNFLSRRRRSTLSGEARPVDPAIHIARTRKDQSGPKPGSKEYYSIHTSRDYRFGRVEIQGFDNEMASASVTSTTVAEVAQVAQVAGSSSVNDDLVPVPEAKTTATLKSTFMGYGVVRLYREQDEGEEETADTDDATVVAILAVPGYMSTGDLLEYLGEDTRKRSSHIRLVTSNGVPNRYMVLIKFLDAKFATDFYLNYNGKVFNSMEAETCHVVYVKSVQFRSPPRRGDGDEIPYLIKDPFTGIGIGAETDDKTATESSATAVSSSLVSNSASTSSAIQHNKLSSLQELPTCPVCLERMDATITGLLTILCQHTFHCQCLQKWGDSSCPVCRHTNADSYGTYEQADSSSALPALSSKCYVCEAGSNLWACLICGHVGCGRYDKAHAYDHYVATGHCFSMDITTQRVWDYSSDGYVHRLIQNQSDGKLVELPSGSSSTADGKKDIENDLSLQYTYLLTSQLESQREYYESLLAEAEGALLQYRTLDDRIDRIKQENEAKFQTDHARLLEKVKTISESVTQANRQIEEEKAFSLGLVTKVDSLVETIKQKDQEINDLNDQIRDLMFFLDAKEKLANADEDVQQGTVSVAPAPSKKKPKRKPKK, encoded by the coding sequence ATGGTGAGGTATCACATAATCGTGGAAACGGATAGCAGTGTcgacaaagaaaagaatagTGGTCGTATCGAAGAGAGTTTTCAGACCGAGAGTTCGGGGTTTGGCGTCAAATATTGCAGCTGGTCAAGCGCTGCGAAGAGTGTAGGAGACATATTTCTACCGGTGGAGAACTGGGAACGAGATTCGAGTTTGGGAGGtcagaaggagaaggaaCGGAGATTTAGCGAAGTTGCTAGTAAGGTCAGTGAAGGCCGAATTAGCAGACCGGGAGAGGGACGATTACGAGCGACGAGCCTctcacagcagcagctagTGACTGGTGAGAGTGCCGGTAACGCCAACCCCGCCAGTGGAATCAGTTTGGGGCCTGGGAACTTTTTGAGCAGGAGACGTAGAAGTACACTTTCTGGAGAAGCCAGACCTGTGGATCCAGCTATCCATATtgcaagaacaagaaaagatCAAAGCGGTCCGAAACCAGGGTCGAAGGAGTACTATAGTATCCATACCTCACGGGATTATAGATTTGGCCGAGTAGAGATTCAGGGGTTTGACAACGAAATGGCCAGTGCGAGTGTCACTAGTACCACAGTGGCAGAAGTGGCACAAGTGGCACAAGTGGCAGGGTCGAGCAGTGTTAACGATGATTTagttccagttccagaagcTAAGACGACTGCTACTCTGAAATCCACCTTCATGGGATATGGAGTGGTCAGACTATACAGAGAACAGGACGAAGGAGAGGaggagactgctgatactgatgATGCCACTGTTGTAGCTATACTGGCTGTTCCAGGATATATGAGTACAGGCGATTTACTGGAATATCTGGGAGAAGATACCAGGAAACGCAGTTCACATATCCGACTGGTCACCAGCAACGGTGTGCCTAATAGATATATGGTGTTGATTAAGTTTCTGGATGCTAAATTTGCAACCGACTTTTATCTTAATTATAACGGAAAAGTGTTTAACTCTATGGAAGCAGAGACTTGTCACGTTGTTTATGTTAAGAGCGTGCAATTCCGGTCTCCTCCACGACGAGGAGACGGCGACGAAATCCCTTATTTGATCAAAGATCCGTTTACCGGAATAGGAATAGGAGCCGAAACAGACGACAAAACGGCAACCGAGTCATCAGCAACGGCAGTATCATCATCTCTAGTATCAAATTCtgcatcaacatcatcagccATTCAACATAATAAACTGTCGTCGCTACAAGAACTCCCCACCTGCCCAGTGTGTTTGGAAAGAATGGATGCGACCATCACCGGACTGCTGACTATTCTATGTCAACACACGTTTCACTGCCAATGTCTACAGAAATGGGGCGACTCGTCGTGTCCCGTGTGTCGTCATACAAACGCTGATTCATACGGAACATACGAGCAAGccgacagcagcagtgcTCTGCCTGCTCTGTCCAGTAAGTGCTATGTTTGCGAAGCAGGATCCAATCTATGGGCATGTCTTATTTGTGGTCATGTAGGCTGTGGTCGGTACGACAAAGCCCATGCTTACGACCATTATGTGGCTACAGGACACTGTTTCTCCATGGATATCACTACTCAAAGAGTATGGGATTACTCGTCGGACGGCTATGTCCACCGACTGATTCAAAACCAGTCTGACGGCAAGCTCGTCGAGCTTCCATCGGGGTCTTCGTCTACAGCAGACGGTAAAAAGGACATTGAAAACGACTTGTCCCTACAGTACACGTATTTATTAACTTCACAACTTGAGTCACAACGAGAGTACTATGAAAGCTTACTTGCCGAAGCCGAGGGTGCATTACTGCAATACAGGACACTCGACGACCGAATTGATCGTATTaagcaagaaaatgagGCCAAGTTCCAGACCGACCATGCTCGATTACTTGAAAAAGTGAAAACGATCTCTGAATCCGTGACCCAAGCCAATCGGCAaatcgaagaagaaaaagcgTTCAGCCTCGGTTTAGTGACCAAAGTGGACAGTCTCGTTGaaacaatcaaacaaaaagacCAGGAAATCAACGACCTGAACGACCAGATCCGCGATCTCATGTTCTTCCTGGACGCCAAAGAAAAACTCGCCAACGCTGACGAAGACGTGCAACAAGGAACCGTCTCAGTGGCCCCCGCACCctccaaaaagaaacccAAACGcaaacccaaaaaataG
- the TUB1 gene encoding alpha-tubulin TUB1 (Alpha-tubulin; associates with beta-tubulin (Tub2p) to form tubulin dimer, which polymerizes to form microtubules; relative distribution to nuclear foci increases upon DNA replication stress; TUB1 has a paralog, TUB3, that arose from the whole genome duplication; GO_component: GO:0005737 - cytoplasm [Evidence IEA]; GO_component: GO:0005737 - cytoplasm [Evidence IDA] [PMID 22842922]; GO_component: GO:0005881 - cytoplasmic microtubule [Evidence IC] [PMID 9488492]; GO_component: GO:0005856 - cytoskeleton [Evidence IEA,IEA]; GO_component: GO:0005828 - kinetochore microtubule [Evidence IC] [PMID 9488492]; GO_component: GO:0005874 - microtubule [Evidence IEA,IEA]; GO_component: GO:0005880 - nuclear microtubule [Evidence IC] [PMID 9488492]; GO_component: GO:0005634 - nucleus [Evidence IDA] [PMID 22842922]; GO_component: GO:0005827 - polar microtubule [Evidence IC] [PMID 9488492]; GO_component: GO:0043234 - protein complex [Evidence IEA]; GO_component: GO:0005816 - spindle pole body [Evidence IDA] [PMID 9585415]; GO_component: GO:0045298 - tubulin complex [Evidence IDA,IPI] [PMID 9488492]; GO_function: GO:0005525 - GTP binding [Evidence IEA,IEA]; GO_function: GO:0003924 - GTPase activity [Evidence IEA]; GO_function: GO:0003674 - molecular_function [Evidence ND]; GO_function: GO:0000166 - nucleotide binding [Evidence IEA]; GO_function: GO:0005200 - structural constituent of cytoskeleton [Evidence IEA]; GO_process: GO:0006184 - GTP catabolic process [Evidence IEA]; GO_process: GO:0045143 - homologous chromosome segregation [Evidence IMP] [PMID 16582437]; GO_process: GO:0007017 - microtubule-based process [Evidence IEA]; GO_process: GO:0000070 - mitotic sister chromatid segregation [Evidence IMP] [PMID 16582437]; GO_process: GO:0030473 - nuclear migration along microtubule [Evidence IMP] [PMID 16582437]; GO_process: GO:0051258 - protein polymerization [Evidence IEA]) yields the protein MREVISINVGQAGCQIGNSCWELYCLEHGIQPDGFLSADKKDGPRDEGFSTFFSETGSGKYVPRTIYVDLEPNVVDEVRTGTYRNLFHPEQLITGKEDAANNYARGHYTIGKELIDQVMDRVRRVADNCNGLQGFLFTHSFGGGTGSGFGALLLERLSVDYGKKSKLEFAVYPAPQNSTSVVEPYNSVLTTHTTLEHSDCTFMVDNEAIYDMCRRSLDIARPSYDNLNRLIAQVVSSVTASLRFDGSLNVDLNEFQTNLVPYPRIHFPLVTYAPVSSAAKANHEANTVQEITNACFEPSHQMVKCDLRNGKYMATCLLYRGDVVNKDVQQAVATIKAKKSIQLVDWCPTGFKIGICYQPPQYVPGGDLAKVDRAVCMLSNTTAIADAWSRLDHKFDLMFSKRAFVHWYVGEGMEEGEFSEAREDLAALERDYEEVGADSTYDEEEAEY from the coding sequence ATGAGAGAAGTTATCAGTATCAACGTTGGACAAGCTGGTTGCCAAATTGGTAACTCGTGCTGGGAACTGTACTGTTTGGAACACGGAATCCAACCTGATGGATTCCTTTCTGCTGACAAGAAAGATGGTCCTAGAGACGAGGGTTTTTCGACCTTTTTTTCCGAGACTGGATCGGGAAAATATGTGCCCCGTACTATTTATGTTGATTTAGAGCCCAATGTGGTTGACGAGGTCCGTACCGGTACTTATCGTAACTTGTTCCATCCCGAGCAATTGATTACtggaaaagaagatgctgctaaTAACTATGCTCGTGGTCATTATACCATTGGTAAGGAGTTGATTGATCAGGTCATGGACCGTGTGAGGCGCGTGGCTGATAACTGTAATGGTTTGCAAGGATTCTTGTTCACCCATTcgtttggtggtggtactggttcCGGATTCGGCGCTCTTCTTTTGGAGCGTTTGTCGGTTGACTATGGCAAGAAATCGAAGCTCGAATTCGCCGTTTACCCAGCTCCTCAAAATTCGACTTCGGTTGTCGAGCCTTATAACTCGGTTCTTACTACCCACACCACTCTTGAGCACTCGGACTGTACTTTTATGGTCGATAACGAGGCTATTTACGATATGTGTCGCCGTAGTTTGGACATTGCCCGTCCTTCTTACGACAATTTGAACCGATTGATTGCTCAAGTCGTTTCTTCAGTTACTGCTTCGTTGCGTTTTGACGGATCTTTGAACGTCGATTTGAACGAGTTCCAAACCAACTTGGTTCCTTATCCCCGTATCCATTTCCCTCTTGTGACCTATGCCCCAGTTAgttctgctgccaaggccAACCACGAGGCCAATACTGTTCAAGAAATCACAAACGCCTGTTTCGAGCCATCGCATCAAATGGTCAAGTGTGACCTGCGTAACGGTAAATACATGGCCACTTGTCTTCTTTACAGAGGAGATGTTGTTAACAAGGACGTGCAGCAGGCTGTTGCTACCATTAAGGCCAAGAAATCCATCCAATTGGTCGACTGGTGTCCCACCGGATTCAAGATCGGAATCTGCTACCAACCTCCCCAATACGTTCCCGGAGGAGACCTTGCCAAGGTCGACCGTGCCGTGTGTATGTTGTCCAACACCACTGCCATTGCCGACGCCTGGAGCAGACTCGACCACAAGTTCGACCTCATGTTCTCCAAACGTGCTTTTGTCCACTGGTACGTTGGCGAGGGCATGGAAGAAGGCGAGTTCTCCGAGGCCCGTGAAGACCTCGCGGCCCTCGAGCGCGACTACGAAGAAGTCGGCGCCGACTCCACCTacgacgaggaagaagccGAATACTAA